GTCGTAGCTCAGTTGCAGGCGATGGCGCAGCACCGGGTGCACGATGGCGCGTACGTTGTCCGGCGAGACGAAGTCCTGCCCCTGCAACCACGCATCGGCACGGGCGCAACGGTCCAGGCCGATACCACCGCGCGGGCTGGCGCCGATGGCGATCCAGCGGCCGAGGTCGGCGTCGTAGTCGGCGGGGTGGCGGGTGGCGTTGATCAGATCGATCAGGTAGCGGTCGATGGCGGTCGACACGTGTACGGCGCTGACCTCGCGGCGCGCAGCGAAGATCACGTCCTGGGCCAGGGCAAAGCCCTGTACCGCAGCGGTCTTGGCGCCCAGGGCCTGCTCTTCTTCGCGCAACAGGCGCAGGACTTGGCTTTCGTTCTCGGCGCTCGGGTAATCGAGCAGCACTTTCATCAGGAAGCGGTCCATCTGTGCTTCCGGTAATGGGTACGTGCCTTCCTGTTCGATCGGGTTCTGCGTGGCGATCACGATGAACAGATCCGGTAGCGCGTGGCTGTTACCAGCCACGGTGATTTGCCGTTCTTCCATGGCTTCGAGCAACGCCGCCTGGACCTTGGCCGGGGCACGGTTGATCTCGTCAGCCAGGATCAGGTTGCCGAACAGGGGGCCCGGCTGGAAACGGATCTCGTTTTTGCCTTCGACCTGGTGCAGCACCTCGGCACCGGTGATGTCCGACGGCAGCAGGTCCGGGGTGAACTGGATGCGGCTCATCTTCGCATCCAGGTGTCTGGACAGCGCCTTGACGGTGCGGGTCTTGGCCAGTCCGGGCAGGCTTTCCAGCAACAAATGACCGTTGGCCAGCAAGCCGAGGAGGATCTGCCGAACCACCTGATCCTGGCCGAGCACGGCCTCGCAAATGCTGGCTTGCAGGGCGTTCAGATCATTGAGTGCAGTCATGCAGCCTCCTAGAAAAATGCCAGGGTCAGGTTGACGCTGAAACCGTTGCCTTCAGGGCGGTTCTTGGTGTCGAACTCCGGTACCCAACGGGCACTCAGATTGGCCTGGGCGTCGGCGAACTTGCCTTGCCAGCCCACTGCGGGACCTGCGCCGACGGAACGGCCGCGAAAACCACTGTTTGCACCGCTTCCCGAGTCGTCGGTGACCTGCTGGATATAACCGGCGGCCATGCCGGCGCTCCAGCCATTGCCGAAACCATGGGTCCACAGTGCATCGAGGGTGAAGATGTTGCCGTTGCGATAATCCGTGGCGTTGTTTTCCGTGTAGAACTCCAGGCTGCTCATGAGCGTGAATTCGCCGCCCTTGCCATCCAGATGGGTGAACGCCGCAGTTGGCATGAAGGTGTAATTGTTCTGCCCGGGGTTGGCCAGGCGATCCTCGTTGTAGGCGCCGGTCGGCACGTAGATGGGCAAGGACAGCGAAAGATGGTTGACCTCGTCGAAGTGGTAGCCGGCGGCAATCGGTGTGATCAGCGCGTCGGCAAACTGGGTGCCGGTGTCTTCGGTGCCCAGCGTCCTGCCACGGGGGCCGGTGACGCTGGCGCTCACGTCGGTGTACTGCACCGGTACGCCGATGGACGAGGCGTAGTTCCACGGCCCCTTGCCCGTATCCCAGACATGAGTGAAGTTGGCGATGGTGTAGGACACCTTCATGTCCACGCCGGTGCTCAAGGCACCTGCGATCGGGACCTGCACGTTGCCCTTGAGATCGCCGTCATACCAGAAACTGGTCAATGACATCACCCAGCCGGGCTCTGGCGGCACCACCCCGGCATTGGAAAACACCTGCAGGCCGGTGATCGGCCGACCGACACCGCCCTCGGCCGCCAGTACCAACGGACTGGTGCCCACCACGCACAAGGCCAACAAAGGACGTACTACACAAGCCCTGACCATGAACGACTCCACTTATTGTTTTGGTTGATTGACCGGTGTCAGCACGGGCATTTGCCATTGCCCGTTGCTGACGTCGAGAGTCGGCTGCCGAGGCTCGCCAGTGGGGCGGGTATCCAGCCCCTGAGCTCCAACCCCACAGCTGGCGAACATGGTCATCAGGCTGAACACGGCTGCGCGAATAGCAATTTGCATGGTGATGTCCTCACTTTCCAAACGAGACGTTGATTGGCGTACAGGGTCAACATGGGCAGGTCATCGTCCTTGGGTGCGACAGTCCGTTGCTGCTCGAAATACGTGTTGAGGAGATTGGACCCGGACTTCCAGACTTTGCCGCCACCCAAACCGAGTGGGGTGTGGTGGAAGCGTTTTTCAGGTCACTGGTCCGGATGCCGATGGAGCCGGGCGCGAGGTACCGCAGGCTGTTGACGGTTTCGGGGTGGGTGCACAGCAAAGGTGCGAACGACATCCCCGGAAGACAGGCGTGCATCCCCATTTTGTTGAACATGATTGCCCGATTCCCTGGTGGCTTCTTTGGACGCCTAGGCACTTCACGGCCGTTACGACGTGGTCTCTTGGCTATCAAGCCTGTAGGACACGTCTTTTGAAGCTAGCAGCTAAATGGGGGTTAGCCAGTCGGAGGGTGTTAATTCTTTGGTTTTGTGTACAAGTTTTTGGGTTTTTGTGTGTACTAAAAAGTTAATTGGAATCAGGTGGTTGGAGGGGAATTCGAAAAAGTGGGGATATTTGACTACGCAATCGCGGGCAAGCCTTGCTCCTACAGACGGCGGTGTATGTAGGAGCAAGGCTTGCCCGCGAAGAATGATGACGCGTTATTAAGGAGAAGGTCTCTATATCGTTTAATAAACGCTTAACACTTCCTCGACTGCCCAAATGCCCGCTCTTCCTGCTCCCGCAGTTCCGGAGTGAGTTCTGCGCCGAAATCCTCCATCTCGAACACCTGCCGAATCTCGATCTCGGGTTCTGTCCCCGGCATCGGGTTGGGGCAGCGCTTGAGCCACTCGATGGCTTCTTCCTTCGATTTCACCTGCCACAGCCAGAAACCGGCGATCAGTTCCTTGGTTTCGGCGAACGGGCCGTCGATCACCGTGCGCTTGTCGCCGGAAAAGCGCACGCGGGCGCCTTTGCTGCTGGGGTGCAGGCCTTCGCCGGCGAGGAGGATGCCGGCCTTGGCCAGTTCTTCGTTGTAATTGCCCATGGCGGTCAGCAATTCGGTGCTGGGCATGATGCCGGCTTCGGAGTCCTGGCTGGCTTTGATGATGATCATGAAGCGCATGGTGTTGTCTCCTGTGGGTTCGGGTTGCTCAGTTATAGTCGAATGAGCTACGGCTGAATCGACAACCAGGCGCAACTTTCGTCATATATCGGACCCTGTGGGAGCGAGCTTGCTCGCGATGGCAGATTGCCGGACACCTGATAGGTTGAATGTGAGACCGCTATCGCGAGCAAGCTCGCTCCCACAGGTCTGGCTCCCACAGGGATTTGAGGGTGTTCGCAAGTTTTGTATCCGGGGTAGGTCGCCGATCGATTTCGTGGTTAACTTCGGCCTCTTCAAGATTCTCTCCAACAACGTTCAGAAGGACTCCGTTCATGGCTCAAGTGACTCTTAAAGGCAATCCGGTTCAAGTCAACGGCCAGTTGCCACAAGCCGGTTCCAAGGCGCCAGCCTTTTCCCTGGTTGCCGGCAATCTGTCCGACGTCACCCTTAAAGACTTTGCCGGCAAGCGCAAAGTGCTGAACATCTTCCCAAGCATCGACACCCCGACCTGCGCCACTTCGGTACGCAAGTTCAATGCCCAGGCCAACGACATCGCCAACACCGTGGTGCTGTGCATCTCCGCTGACCTGCCATTCGCCCAGGCCCGTTTCTGCGGCGCCGAAGGCCTGGAAAACGTGCAGAACCTGTCGACCCTGCGCGGTGCCGAGTTCATCCAGAACTACGGTGTGGCCATCGCTGACGGCCCGCTCAAAGGCCTGACCGCCCGTGCCGTCGTTGTTCTGGACGAGAACGACAACGTGCTGCACAGCGAACTGGTCAAGGAAATCGCTGAAGAGCCGAACTACGAAGCGGCACTCGCCGTTCTGAAGTAATCGCGCCATTACAATTGTTAACGGCCTGGCCCTGTCCAGGCCGTTTTCATTTGTGTTTCAGTGTCTTGCATAAATCTCTTGTTACGTAAGCCGAAGGTAAATTGCCGGTAAAGGCGCTTTGCTTACGAGCCGCCAGTGCTTATCGTTCAGCCTTATGTAATAAAAGCCCACGCGCCCAATGGTTGATCTCTCAATGCAATCCTCCGCTTCCCGTAGTCCCCGTCGCTGGCTGTTCGGCCTGCTCGTCCTGTTGGTCATCGCCGCCCTGTGCTGGAAATTCTGGCCCGGCGGCGCTGCGCCGAAAGAGGGGGCACAGCCCAAGGCCGTAGCGGGGCACACCGGCAGGTCAGGCGGGATGCGTCCGGGGTTTGGCGGCGCTACCGGTCCGGTTCCGGTGCGAGTGGCACCGGCGGTCAAGGGTGACTTCCCGCTGTATTACAAGGCGCTGGGCACGGTGACTGCGCTGAACACCATCAACGTGCGCAGCCGCGTCGGCGGCGAACTGGTCAAGGTCTATTTCGAGGAAGGGCAGATGGTCAAGGCTGGCGATCTGCTGGCTGAAATCGACCCGCGTCCGTACCAGAACGCCTTGCTCCAGGCGGAAGGCACCTTGCTGCAGAATCAGGCACAGCTGAAAAACGCCCAGATGGATGTCGAGCGTTACACCGGCCTGTACAAGGAAGACAGCATCGCCAAGCAGACCCTGGACACCGCGGTAGCGCTGGTCGGCCAGTTCCAGGGCACGGTCAAGACCAATCAGGCGGCGGTCAACGACGCCAAACTCAATCTCGAGTTCACCAGGATTCGCGCCCCCATCACCGGACGCGTCGGCCTGCGTCAGCTGGACGTCGGCAACCTGGTGGCGGCCAACGACACCACGGCGCTGGCGATCATCACCCAGACCCAACCGATCAGCGTCGCGTTCACCCTCCCGGAAAACAGCCTCGACACCGTGCTCGCCCGCTATCGCAGCGGCGCCAAATTGCCCGCCGAAGCCTGGGATCGCGGTGACACCAAGCTGCAGGCCACCGGTGTATTGCAAAGCCTGGACAACCAGATCGACGTCACCACCGGCACCTTGAAGTTCAAGGCCCGCTACGACAACCGCGATCAAACGCTGTTTCCCAACCAGTTCGTCAATGTGCGCCTGTTGGCCGACACCCTGAAAGATGTGGTGCTTGCACCGTCCGCCGCGATCCAGTTCGGCACCAACGGTACGTTCGTCTATGCCCTGGACGGCGACAAGAAGGTCAAGATTCGCCAGCTGAAAATCGGCGCCAGTGACGGCACCAACACCGTGGTCACCGAGGGCCTGGCCGCCGGTGACCGCGTGGTACTGGAAGGCACCGATCGCCTGAAAGACGGCAGCGACGTGGAAGTGGTCAACGATCCGCAACAAGTGCCGACCAACCCGGCCGGTCACCTGCAAGGCAAGTCGGCGGCCAATTCCACTGAGCCTGTGCCTGCCGACAAGGCGAAAAAGGGCGGCGCATGAACCTCTCGCGGCTGTTCATCCTTCGTCCGGTAGCGACCACCCTGAGCATGCTGGCCATTGTTCTGGCCGGCGTGATCGCCTATCGCCTGTTGCCGGTGTCGGCGTTGCCCCAGGTTGATTACCCGACCATTCGCGTGATGACCCTCTATCCCGGCGCCAGCCCGGACGTTATGACCAGCGCCGTGACCGCACCGCTCGAACGCCAGTTCGGGCAGATGCCCGGCCTGACCCAGATGGCCTCCACCAGCTCCGGTGGCGCCTCGGTGCTGACCCTGCGCTTCAGCCTCGACATCAACATGGATGTCGCCGAACAACAGGTGCAGGCCGCGATCAACGCCGCCACCAACCTGTTGCCCAAGGACCTGCCGGCGCCGCCGGTGTACAACAAGGTCAACCCGGCCGATACGCCGGTGCTGACCCTGGCCATCACTTCCAAGACCATGCTGTTGCCCAAGCTCAACGATCTGGTCGACACCCGCATGGCGCAGAAAATCGCCCAGATCAGCGGCGTCGGCATGGTCAGCATTGCCGGCGGCCAGCGTCAGGCGGTGCGGATCAAGGTCAATCCCGAGGCCCTGGCGGCCAACGGCCTGAACCTGTCGGACGTACGCACCCTGATCGGCGCTTCCAACGTCAACCAGCCCAAGGGCAACTTCGACGGCCCGACCCGGGTGTCGATGCTCGATGCAAACGATCAACTGACCTCGCCGGAGGACTACGCCAACCTGATCCTCGCCTATGCCAACGGTGCACCGTTGCGGCTCAAGGACGTGGCACAGATCGTCGACGGCGCGGAAAACGAACGTCTGGCAGCCTGGGCCAATGAAAACCAGGCGGTGCTGCTGAACATCCAGCGCCAACCGGGGGCCAACGTCATCGAGGTGGTGGACCGGATCAAGGCCCTGCTGCCGAGCATTACCGACAACCTGCCGGCCGGCCTCGACGTGACCGTGCTCACCGACCGCACCCAGACCATCCGCGCCTCGGTCAAGGATGTGCAGCACGAACTGCTGATCGCCATCGCCCTGGTGGTAATGGTCACCTTCCTGTTCCTGCGTCGGGCCAGTGCAACCATCATTCCGTCGGTGGCCGTGCCGCTGTCGCTGATCGGGACCTTCGGTGTGATGTACCTCGCCGGGTTCTCGGTCAACAATCTGACATTGATGGCCCTGACCATCGCCACCGGTTTCGTGGTGGACGATGCGATCGTAATGCTGGAGAACATTTCCCGCTTCATCGAAGAGGGCGACAGCCCGCTGAACGCGGCGCTCAAGGGTGCCAAGCAAATCGGCTTCACCCTGATTTCCCTGACCCTGTCGCTGATCGCGGTACTGATTCCGCTGTTGTTCATGGCCGACGTGGTGGGGCGCTTGTTCCGCGAGTTCGCCATCACCCTGGCGGTGGCGATCCTGATTTCCCTGGTGGTGTCCCTGACCCTGACGCCGATGATGTGCGCGCGCTTGCTCAAGCGTGAACCCAAGGAAGACGAGCAGGGCCGCTTTTACCGTGCCAGCGGTGCCTTCATCGACTGGATGATCGCCGCCTACGGACGCAAATTGCAGTGGGTGCTCAAGCACCAGCCGCTGACGCTGCTGGTCGCCATCGGCACCCTGGCCTTGACCGTGTTCCTCTATATGGTGGTGCCCAAGGGCTTCTTCCCGGTGCAGGACACCGGGGTCATCCAGGGCATTTCCGAAGCGCCGCAGTCGATTTCATTTGCCGCCATGAGCGAGCGACAGCAGGAGTTGGCCAAGGTGATCCTCGCCGATCCAGCGGTGGAGAGTCTGTCGTCCTACATCGGTGTCGACGGTGACAACTCCACCCTCAACAGCGGCCGACTGCTGATCAACCTCAAGTCCCACAGCGACCGTGACCTCAGTGCCACCGGCGTGATTGCCCGCTTACAGCCGGAACTGGACAAGCTGGTCGGTATCCGCCTGTTCATGCAGCCGGTGCAGGACCTGACCATCGAGGACCGGGTCAGCCGCACGCAATACCAGTTCAGCATGTCGTCACCGGATGCCGAGTTGCTCAGCCTGTGGAGCGGGCGTCTGGTCGAGGCCCTGGCCGATCGCCCGGAACTGACCGACGTTGCCAGCGACTTGCAGGACAAAGGCCTGCAGGTCTACCTGGTGATTGACCGCGACGCCGCGTCGCGGGTCGGGGTGTCGGTGTCGAACATTACCGACGCGTTGTACGACGCTTTCGGTCAGCGGCAGATTTCAACGATCTACACCCAGGCCAGCCAGTACCGCGTGGTCTTGCAATCGCAGTCCGGCGAGAAAATCGGCCCGCAGGCGCTGGACCAGATCCACGTCAAGACCACCGATGGCGGTCAGGTTCGCCTGTCCAGCCTGGCGCACATCGAAGAGCGTCAGGCGCAACTGGCTATCACCCACATCGGTCAGTTCCCGGCGGTGATGATGTCCTTCAACCTGGCGCCCGGCGTGGCGCTGGGGCACGCGGTGCAGATCATTGAGCAGGTGCAGAAGGACATCGGCATGCCGATTGGCGTGCAGACCCAGTTCCAGGGCGCCGCCGAGGCCTTCCAGGCGTCGCTGTCGAGCACCTTGCTGCTGATCCTGGCGGCGGTGGTGACCATGTACATCGTGCTGGGCGTGCTGTACGAGAGCTACATCCACCCGATCACCATCCTGTCCACCTTGCCCTCGGCGGCGGTCGGCGCCTTGCTGGCGTTGATCCTCAGCGGCAATGACCTGGGGATGATCGCGATCATCGGCATCATCCTGCTGATCGGTATCGTGAAGAAGAACGCGATCATGATGATCGACTTCGCCCTCGACGCCGAGCGCAACCAGGGCATGGACCCGCAGACTGCGATCTACCAGGCGGCGTTGCTACGGTTCCGGCCGATCCTGATGACCACCCTGGCGGCCCTGTTCGGCGCGGTGCCGCTGATGCTGGCCACCGGGTCTGGTGCGGAGTTGCGTCAGCCGTTGGGTCTGGTGATGGTGGGCGGTCTGTTGCTCAGTCAGATTCTGACGCTGTTCACCACGCCGGTGATCTACCTGTACTTCGACCGGTTGGGTCGGCGTTTCGGCAAATCCAAAGCCGAAGAGGTGTCGGTGTGATCCTGCGCACTCACAGCCCTTGTGGGAGCGAGCTTGCTCGCGATGAGGCCATTACATTCAATATTGATGTCGGCAGATTGACCGCTATCGCGAGCAGGCTCGCTCCTACAGGGGTGGTTGCAGGGAGGGGCGGTCGATGAACCTTTCCGGTCCTTTCATCAAACGCCCCGTGGCAACGATGCTGCTTTCATTGGCGATCATGCTGCTGGGCGGCGTGAGCTTCGGTCTTTTGCCCGTGTCGCCGCTGCCACAAATGGACTTCCCGGTGATCGTGGTCCAGGCCAGTCTGCCCGGCGCCAGTCCGGAGGTCATGGCGTCCACCGTGGCCACGCCACTGGAGCGTTCCTTCGGCACCATTGCCGGGGTCAACACCATGAGCAGCCGATCCAGCCAGGGCTCGACCCGGGTGATCCTGCAATTTGACCTCGACCGCGACATCAACGGTGCCGCACGGGAAGTGCAGGCGGCGATCAACGCCTCGCGCAACCTGCTGCCCAGCGGGATGCGCAGCATGCCGACCTACAAGAAGGTCAACCCGTCCCAGGCGCCGATCATGGTCTTGTCGCTGACCTCGGACGTGCTGGAAAAAGGCCAACTGTACGACCTGGCCTCGACCATCCTGTCCCAGAGCCTGTCGCAAGTGCAGGGCGTGGGTGAAGTGCAGATCGGCGGCAGCTCCCTGCCGGCGGTACGTATCGAACTCGAACCCCAGGCGCTGAACCAGTACGGCGTGGCGCTGGATGACGTGCGCAACACCATTGCCAACGCCAACGTGCGCCGGCCCAAGGGCTCGGTGGAGGACGATCAGCGACTGTGGCAGGTTCAGGCCAACGACCAGCTGGAAAAAGCCAAGGATTACGAATCGCTGATCATTCACTACGCCGGCGGTGCAGCCCTGCGCCTGAAGGACGTGGCCAAAGTCAGCGATGGCGTCGAAGACCGTTACAACAGCGGTTTCTTCAACGATGACTCGGCGGTGCTTCTGGTGATCAACCGCCAGGCCGGCGCCAACATCATCGAGACGGTCAACGAGATCAAGGCCCAGTTGCCAGCGTTGCAGGCCGTGCTGCCGGCCAGCGTCAAGCTGAACCTGGCCATGGACCGCTCGCCGGTGATCAAGGCGACCCTGCACGAAGCGGAGATGACCCTGCTGATCGCCGTGGCGCTGGTGATCCTCGTGGTGTTCCTGTTCCTCGGTAACTTCCGCGCCTCGCTGATCCCGACCCTGGCGGTGCCGGTGTCGCTGGTGGGCACCTTTGCCGTGATGTATCTGTACGGCTTTTCCCTGAACAACCTGTCGCTGATGGCGCTGATCCTCGCCACCGGCCTGGTGGTGGACGACGCCATCGTCGTGCTGGAGAACATTTCCCGGCACATCGACGAAGGTGTGAAACCGATGAAGGCTGCCTATCTGGGCGCCCAGGAAGTCGGCTTTACCTTGCTGTCGATGAACGTCTCGCTGGTGGCAGTGTTCCTGTCGATCCTGTTCATGGGCGGAATCATCGAAAGCCTGTTCCGCGAGTTCTCCATCACCTTGGCGGCGGCCATCGTCGTCTCGCTGGTGGTTTCGCTGACCCTGACCCCCATGCTGTGCGCGCGTTGGCTCAAGCCCCACACGCCGGGCCAGGAGAACCGTCTGCAACGCTGGAGCCAGCGCGCCAACGAGTGGATGGTCGGTAAATACGCCACCAGCCTCGACTGGGTTCTGCGTCATCGCCGCCTGACGTTGCTCAGTCTGTTCGTGACGGTTGGCGTTAACATTGCGCTGTATGTTGTTGTTCCTAAAACGTTTTTACCTCAGCAGGATACCGGCCAACTGATCGGATTCGTGCGCGGCGACGACGGCCTGTCGTTCAGTGTCATGCAACCGAAAATGGAGACGTTCCGCCGTGCGGTCCTCAAGGATGACGCCGTGGAAAGCGTCGCCGGCTTCATCGGTGGCACCAACGGCACCAACAACGCGTTCATGCTGGTGCGCCTCAAGCCGATCAAGGAACGCAGTATTTCCGCGCAAAAGGTTATCGAACGCCTGCGCAAGGAAATGCCCAAGGTTCCCGGTGCCCAGTTGATGCTGATGGCCGACCAGGATCTGCAATTCGGCGGCGGTCGCGAGCAGACCACTTCGCAGTATTCCTACATCCTGCAAAGCGGTGACCTGGGAGCGTTGCGCGAGTGGTATCCGAAGGTGGTCACCGCGCTCAGGGCCTTGCCGGAGCTGACGGCGATTGACGCCCGGGAAGGCCGCGGCGCCCAGCAAGTGAAGCTGATCGTCGATCGCGATCAGGCCAAGCGCCTGGGCATCGACATGGACATGGTCACGGCGGTGCTGAACAACGCCTACAGCCAGCGGCAGATTTCCACCATCTACGACAGCCTCAACCAGTATCAGGTGGTGATGGAGGTCAATCAGAAATACGCCCAGGACCCGATCACCCTGAATCAGGTGCAGGTGATCACCGCCGACGGCGCGCGGGTGCCGCTGTCGACCATTGCCCATTACGAAAACAGCCTGGAAGACGATCGGGTCAGCCACGAAGGCCAGTTCGCCTCGGAAAGCATTTCCTTCGACATGGCCGAAGGCGTGACGGTCGAGCAGGGCAGTGCCGCCATCGAACGGGCGATTGCCGCCGTGGGCCTGCCGGAAGATGTGATCGCGAAAATGGCCGGCACCGCCGACGCCTTCGCCGCGACCCAGAAGAGCCAGCCGTTCATGATCCTCGGTGCGCTGGTGGCGGTGTATCTGGTGCTCGGCGTGCTCTATGAAAGCTACATCCATCCGTTGACCATTCTTTCGACCCTGCCGTCGGCGGGTGTTGGCGCGTTGCTGTCGATCTATGCGCTGGGCGGGGAGTTCAGCCTGATCTCGTTGCTGGGGCTGTTCCTGCTGATCGGCGTGGTGAAGAAAAACGCCATTCTGATGATCGATCTGGCGCTGCAACTGGAACGCCATCAGGGCATGGCGCCACTGGAGTCGATCCGCAATGCCTGCCTGCAACGTCTGCGGCCCATCCTTATGACCACCCTGGCAGCGATTCTCGGTGCCTTGCCGCTGCTGCTCAGCCGCGCCGAAGGTGCGGAAATGCGCCAGCCGCTGGGCCTGACCATCATCGGCGGGCTGATCTTCAGCCAGGTGCTGACCCTTTACACCACCCCGGTGGTTTACCTCTATCTCGACAAACTGCGCCATCGCTTCAACAAATGGCGCGGGGTGCGTACTGATGCTGCTCTGGAAACTCCGCTATGACTGACCGTTCGCTGTTCAACCTGGCTTCACCGCTGGCCGCATCGTTGATCAAGGCCCGAGGCTCGCGGTTGTTGAGCCTGTCGCTGTGCGTGGCGATGCTCAGTGCCTGCGCCGTGGGCCCGGATTATCAGCGCCCGCAAACCGCAGAACCTGCCCAGTACAAGGAAGCGAACGGCTGGCGCCAGGCCAATCCGAGCGACTCCCTGGCTCGCGGTGCGTGGTGGGAGCTTTACGGGGACCGCCAGCTCAATGAGTTGATCGACAAACTCAACAGTTCCAACCAGACCGTTGCGCAATCCGAAGCCCAGTACCGTCAGGCCCAGGCCTTGGTCAAGAGCGCCCGTGGCGCGTTCTTCCCGACGGTGGACCTGACCGCCGGGAAAACCCGCTCCAGCCAGGGCACCGGCAGCAGCAGTTCCAGCCTGAGCAGTTCTTCCAGCGGTATCCGCAACACCTACACCGCGCAGGCCGGTGTCAGTTGGGAGGCTGATATCTGGGGCAAGTTGCGCCGTGGCCTGGAAGCCGACACCGCCAACGCCCAGGCGAGCTTCGCCGATCTGGCGGCGATGCGCTTGAGCCAGCAGTCGGAACTGGTGCAGAACTACCTGCAACTGCGGGTCATCGATGAGCAGAAGCGTCTGCTGGAGGCAACCGTCGAAGCCTACAAGCGCTCATTGAAAATGACCGAAAACCAGTACCGCGCCGGTGTTTCCGGCAAGGACTCGGTGGCACAGGCGCAGACTCAGCTCAAGAGTACCGAAGCGGACATGGTCGATCTGATCTGGCAACGCGCCCAGTTCGAAAACGCCATCGCGGTGTTGATCGGCTTGCCGCCGGCGGAATTCAAGCTGGCGGAAACCGATGACATTCCGGTGTTGCCTGACGTACCGCTGAGCCTGCCGTCGCAGTTGCTGGAGCGGCGGCCGGACATTGCTTCCGCCGAGCGTTCGGTGATCGCCGCCAATGCCAACATCGGCGTGGCCAAGGCCGCGTATTACCCGGACCTGACCCTGAGCATGAACGGTGGCTACAGCAGCAGTACCTCCAAGGACCTGTTCAGCCTGCCGAACCGTTTCTGGTCGGTAGGGCCGCAATTGGCGATGACCCTGTTCGACGGCGGCCAACGCTCGGCGGAAGTCGACCGCAGCGAAGCGGCCTACGATGAAACCGTGGCCAAATACCGCCAGACCGTGCTC
This genomic interval from Pseudomonas putida contains the following:
- a CDS encoding AAA family ATPase, which codes for MTALNDLNALQASICEAVLGQDQVVRQILLGLLANGHLLLESLPGLAKTRTVKALSRHLDAKMSRIQFTPDLLPSDITGAEVLHQVEGKNEIRFQPGPLFGNLILADEINRAPAKVQAALLEAMEERQITVAGNSHALPDLFIVIATQNPIEQEGTYPLPEAQMDRFLMKVLLDYPSAENESQVLRLLREEEQALGAKTAAVQGFALAQDVIFAARREVSAVHVSTAIDRYLIDLINATRHPADYDADLGRWIAIGASPRGGIGLDRCARADAWLQGQDFVSPDNVRAIVHPVLRHRLQLSYDAVADGVTADQVLDRLLDKVAIPA
- a CDS encoding SphA family protein, producing the protein MVRACVVRPLLALCVVGTSPLVLAAEGGVGRPITGLQVFSNAGVVPPEPGWVMSLTSFWYDGDLKGNVQVPIAGALSTGVDMKVSYTIANFTHVWDTGKGPWNYASSIGVPVQYTDVSASVTGPRGRTLGTEDTGTQFADALITPIAAGYHFDEVNHLSLSLPIYVPTGAYNEDRLANPGQNNYTFMPTAAFTHLDGKGGEFTLMSSLEFYTENNATDYRNGNIFTLDALWTHGFGNGWSAGMAAGYIQQVTDDSGSGANSGFRGRSVGAGPAVGWQGKFADAQANLSARWVPEFDTKNRPEGNGFSVNLTLAFF
- a CDS encoding YciI family protein; the encoded protein is MRFMIIIKASQDSEAGIMPSTELLTAMGNYNEELAKAGILLAGEGLHPSSKGARVRFSGDKRTVIDGPFAETKELIAGFWLWQVKSKEEAIEWLKRCPNPMPGTEPEIEIRQVFEMEDFGAELTPELREQEERAFGQSRKC
- the tpx gene encoding thiol peroxidase; this translates as MAQVTLKGNPVQVNGQLPQAGSKAPAFSLVAGNLSDVTLKDFAGKRKVLNIFPSIDTPTCATSVRKFNAQANDIANTVVLCISADLPFAQARFCGAEGLENVQNLSTLRGAEFIQNYGVAIADGPLKGLTARAVVVLDENDNVLHSELVKEIAEEPNYEAALAVLK
- a CDS encoding MdtA/MuxA family multidrug efflux RND transporter periplasmic adaptor subunit, which encodes MVDLSMQSSASRSPRRWLFGLLVLLVIAALCWKFWPGGAAPKEGAQPKAVAGHTGRSGGMRPGFGGATGPVPVRVAPAVKGDFPLYYKALGTVTALNTINVRSRVGGELVKVYFEEGQMVKAGDLLAEIDPRPYQNALLQAEGTLLQNQAQLKNAQMDVERYTGLYKEDSIAKQTLDTAVALVGQFQGTVKTNQAAVNDAKLNLEFTRIRAPITGRVGLRQLDVGNLVAANDTTALAIITQTQPISVAFTLPENSLDTVLARYRSGAKLPAEAWDRGDTKLQATGVLQSLDNQIDVTTGTLKFKARYDNRDQTLFPNQFVNVRLLADTLKDVVLAPSAAIQFGTNGTFVYALDGDKKVKIRQLKIGASDGTNTVVTEGLAAGDRVVLEGTDRLKDGSDVEVVNDPQQVPTNPAGHLQGKSAANSTEPVPADKAKKGGA
- a CDS encoding MdtB/MuxB family multidrug efflux RND transporter permease subunit, with product MNLSRLFILRPVATTLSMLAIVLAGVIAYRLLPVSALPQVDYPTIRVMTLYPGASPDVMTSAVTAPLERQFGQMPGLTQMASTSSGGASVLTLRFSLDINMDVAEQQVQAAINAATNLLPKDLPAPPVYNKVNPADTPVLTLAITSKTMLLPKLNDLVDTRMAQKIAQISGVGMVSIAGGQRQAVRIKVNPEALAANGLNLSDVRTLIGASNVNQPKGNFDGPTRVSMLDANDQLTSPEDYANLILAYANGAPLRLKDVAQIVDGAENERLAAWANENQAVLLNIQRQPGANVIEVVDRIKALLPSITDNLPAGLDVTVLTDRTQTIRASVKDVQHELLIAIALVVMVTFLFLRRASATIIPSVAVPLSLIGTFGVMYLAGFSVNNLTLMALTIATGFVVDDAIVMLENISRFIEEGDSPLNAALKGAKQIGFTLISLTLSLIAVLIPLLFMADVVGRLFREFAITLAVAILISLVVSLTLTPMMCARLLKREPKEDEQGRFYRASGAFIDWMIAAYGRKLQWVLKHQPLTLLVAIGTLALTVFLYMVVPKGFFPVQDTGVIQGISEAPQSISFAAMSERQQELAKVILADPAVESLSSYIGVDGDNSTLNSGRLLINLKSHSDRDLSATGVIARLQPELDKLVGIRLFMQPVQDLTIEDRVSRTQYQFSMSSPDAELLSLWSGRLVEALADRPELTDVASDLQDKGLQVYLVIDRDAASRVGVSVSNITDALYDAFGQRQISTIYTQASQYRVVLQSQSGEKIGPQALDQIHVKTTDGGQVRLSSLAHIEERQAQLAITHIGQFPAVMMSFNLAPGVALGHAVQIIEQVQKDIGMPIGVQTQFQGAAEAFQASLSSTLLLILAAVVTMYIVLGVLYESYIHPITILSTLPSAAVGALLALILSGNDLGMIAIIGIILLIGIVKKNAIMMIDFALDAERNQGMDPQTAIYQAALLRFRPILMTTLAALFGAVPLMLATGSGAELRQPLGLVMVGGLLLSQILTLFTTPVIYLYFDRLGRRFGKSKAEEVSV